CGCACCGCTTGCTTAATGGGGTTGTTGCCTTCAAAGAGGCGTTTGAAGCCTTCCATGGTGGCTATCATTTCCTGGGCGGCGGCCTTACGTTCGCGCTCCAGCGGCCGCAGCAGGCGGTAATCGCCTATGTCTTTACCGTCGGCTTTCAGGCCACTGAGGGTATGGATTATGGCGGCGGCGTCCTGAAAACCCAGGTTTACCCCTTGGCCCGCCAGCGGATGTATGGTGTGGGCCGCATCCCCCGCCAGCAGCAGGCGGTGGCGGGCAAAATGGCGGGCATAGCGCATCCGCAGGTTAAAGCCGATACGCTCGCTCTTTACCTGGCACAGGCCCAGACGGGCATCGAAGGCGGCGGTGAGGGATTTTGAAAAATTTTCATCATCCATGGCCAGCAGCGCCTGCGCCTTGGGCTCGGTCACCGACCAGACGATGGAGCAAAGATTTGCCTGATACAGCGGCAAAAACGCCAGCGGACCGTCAGGCAGGAACACCTGACGGGCACAGCTCTCGTGGGGCTCGGCGGTTTCTATGGTGGCAACGATGGCGGTATGGCCATAGTCCCAGAAGGTCAGCGGAATATTGCACTGGCTGCGCACCCAACTGTTGGCGCCATCGGCGGCGATAACAACGGCAGCCGAGAGCATGTCGCCCTCTTCCAGGGTCAGCCAGGCTTCTTTTTCGCCAAAGGCGAGGCGGCTTAGGCGCACACCTTCGCGGTAATCCAGGTTATCGAACTCACCGGCGCGCTTGGCCAGTGCGGCGGCAATGTTGTCGTTTTCGATGATGGTGCCAAGGCTTGTCTCACCGAGCTCATTGGCATCAAAGCCAATCTTGCCCATGCCGTCTTTGTCCCAAACCTGCATTCGGCTGTAGGGGGCGGTGCGCTGACAGTCCATCAGTGGCCAGGCGCCCAGAGACTTTAGCAGATCTTCACTGGCACGATTGATTGCACTGACCCTAAGACGCGGCTCACCCTCCACCGCACTCTGACTGCCGGCATCCAAAACTGTCACCTTAAGCCCTGCCTCGGCAAGGCCGATGGCGGTTGCCAATCCCACCATGCCGCCACCTACAATGGCCACATCACAGCTTTGGGTTGTCATCATCTGTCAGTCCTCGGACGAAAAAGTTACAGGGTTGAAGTAAGGCGGATACCACGGCGCCAGCCCATGGCCCGGCTTGCCAGTGGCGCCTTGAGCGGCGGACACCAGGACAGCAGCCGAAGCCCCAGACTGCGACCGGCCACCAGCGGCCAATATTGATTGGAAAAGCCCCGAACCAGGGATTCGATGGCCAGCAGGGTCTCGCGTCTGTCGTGCTCGCGAAGCGCCAGATAACGATGCAGTATGCGGATATCGCCCACATCGGCCTGACTGTTTTCACTCAGAGCAAGCCTTAATACCCGTGTCAGGTCCACTATGTCCCTTAGCCCCAGGTTAAAGCCCTGACCGGCGATGGGATGCAGGGTTTGGGCGGCATTGCCCACAAACACGCAGCGATGATGAATGGGTCTGGGCATCCAGGAAAGTTTAAGGGGGTAACGCTGGCGATTACCGGCGCCAACAAACACTCCGGCTCTGTTGCCAAAGGCCTGTTGCAACTGGTTCACGAAGCGTTGCTCATCACAGTCCTGCAGCGTCTGGGCTTGCTCTGGGGGCAAGGCCCACACCAGCGAGAGCCGTGACTCTCCATTGATGGGCGCCATGGGCAACAGCGCCAAAGGCCCGGTGTCGGTAAAGCGCTCCCAGGCCCAGTGGTCGTGGGGCTGCCGGGTTACCACGTTGGCAATCACGGCGTCCTGGTCAAAGTCCACCTGCTCCAGCGGCAAATTAAAGTGGCTGCGCACGGCAGAGCCCAAACCATCGGCGGCGACGACAAGCTTTGCCGTGAGCCTTTTACCCGACTCGAGCAGCAGGGTGTGGGCATCCTGACCGGCCTCCATACCCACCAGGCTATCGGGGCACAGCAGTTGGATGCT
The window above is part of the Shewanella litorisediminis genome. Proteins encoded here:
- a CDS encoding FAD-dependent oxidoreductase, with product MMTTQSCDVAIVGGGMVGLATAIGLAEAGLKVTVLDAGSQSAVEGEPRLRVSAINRASEDLLKSLGAWPLMDCQRTAPYSRMQVWDKDGMGKIGFDANELGETSLGTIIENDNIAAALAKRAGEFDNLDYREGVRLSRLAFGEKEAWLTLEEGDMLSAAVVIAADGANSWVRSQCNIPLTFWDYGHTAIVATIETAEPHESCARQVFLPDGPLAFLPLYQANLCSIVWSVTEPKAQALLAMDDENFSKSLTAAFDARLGLCQVKSERIGFNLRMRYARHFARHRLLLAGDAAHTIHPLAGQGVNLGFQDAAAIIHTLSGLKADGKDIGDYRLLRPLERERKAAAQEMIATMEGFKRLFEGNNPIKQAVRDLGLNLVDKLPGLKTVFIKQAMGR
- the ubiH gene encoding 2-octaprenyl-6-methoxyphenyl hydroxylase, giving the protein MLAVDIAIVGGAMAGATLALALEQLCKSSGASLSVALIEARAPGDEHPGFDARAIAVAEGSIEELKRLGVWRHLSRLGTPITDIHVSDRGHFGMTELNSSAFGLPYLGQVVELEAVGKALFDAIAKTSIQLLCPDSLVGMEAGQDAHTLLLESGKRLTAKLVVAADGLGSAVRSHFNLPLEQVDFDQDAVIANVVTRQPHDHWAWERFTDTGPLALLPMAPINGESRLSLVWALPPEQAQTLQDCDEQRFVNQLQQAFGNRAGVFVGAGNRQRYPLKLSWMPRPIHHRCVFVGNAAQTLHPIAGQGFNLGLRDIVDLTRVLRLALSENSQADVGDIRILHRYLALREHDRRETLLAIESLVRGFSNQYWPLVAGRSLGLRLLSWCPPLKAPLASRAMGWRRGIRLTSTL